Proteins from a single region of Microbacterium sp. zg-Y818:
- the sucD gene encoding succinate--CoA ligase subunit alpha: protein MSIYLNKDSKVIVQGITGGEGTKHTALMLKAGTDIVGGVNARKAGTTVSHTDKDGNAVELPVFASVAEAMEKTGADVSIAFVPPAFTKDAMIEAIDAGIGLLVVITEGVPVGDTAEAWAYAESKGNATRIIGPNCPGIITPGESLVGITPANITGKGPIGLVSKSGTLTYQMMFELRDLGFSTAIGIGGDPVIGTTHIDALAAFEADPETKAIVMIGEIGGDAEERAAEYIKANVTKPVVGYVAGFTAPEGKTMGHAGAIVSGSAGTAQAKKEALEAAGVKVGKTPSETAALMREIIAAL from the coding sequence ATGTCGATCTATCTCAACAAAGACTCCAAGGTCATCGTCCAGGGCATCACCGGCGGAGAGGGCACCAAGCACACCGCGCTGATGCTCAAGGCCGGTACGGACATCGTCGGCGGCGTCAACGCCCGCAAGGCCGGCACGACCGTCTCGCACACCGACAAGGACGGCAACGCCGTCGAGCTGCCCGTCTTCGCCTCCGTCGCCGAGGCGATGGAGAAGACGGGCGCCGACGTCTCGATCGCCTTCGTGCCGCCGGCGTTCACCAAGGACGCCATGATCGAGGCCATCGACGCCGGCATCGGCCTGCTCGTGGTGATCACCGAGGGCGTGCCCGTGGGCGACACCGCCGAGGCGTGGGCGTACGCCGAGAGCAAGGGCAACGCCACGCGCATCATCGGCCCGAACTGCCCCGGCATCATCACGCCGGGTGAGTCGCTGGTGGGCATCACGCCCGCCAACATCACCGGCAAGGGCCCGATCGGCCTGGTGTCGAAGTCGGGCACCTTGACCTACCAGATGATGTTCGAGCTGCGCGACCTGGGCTTCTCCACCGCCATCGGCATCGGCGGCGACCCGGTCATCGGCACGACGCACATCGACGCCCTCGCGGCGTTCGAGGCCGACCCCGAGACCAAGGCGATCGTCATGATCGGTGAGATCGGCGGCGACGCCGAAGAGCGCGCGGCCGAGTACATCAAGGCCAACGTCACCAAGCCCGTCGTCGGCTACGTCGCGGGCTTCACCGCTCCCGAGGGCAAGACGATGGGCCACGCCGGCGCCATCGTCTCGGGCTCGGCGGGCACCGCGCAGGCCAAGAAGGAGGCCCTCGAGGCCGCCGGTGTCAAGGTCGGCAAGACGCCGTCCGAGACCGCCGCGCTGATGCGCGAGATCATCGCCGCGCTGTAA
- a CDS encoding NCS2 family permease: MTSTRSGAKPPASTPAPATGALDRFFSITERGSTVGTEVRGGLVTFVTMAYIVILNPIILSTADVDGTILAPAAVAASTALTAGFMTILFGIVTRLPFAFAAGLGLNAFLAFSVVGQVTWGEAMALTIINGLIIVLLAATGLRKMIFDAVPVQLKLAITVGIGLFIAFIGFVNAGFVRTGGGTPLELGTAGSIASIDTLLFVVTLLIGGILIALKVKGAILIALVAGTILAAIANIFTPLADFGLAGGVFALPDLSLVGAVDFTFDFAKVGFVTLLMFVFTLLFTNFFDAMGTMTGLAKEADLADEKGDFPRIKSALVVEGVGAVVGGATSSSSATVFVESGSGIGEGARTGLANVVTGVLFLLAMFVTPVTGLVPGFIAAAALVLVGAMMLAQIKNIDFTDFNVLLPVFLTATVMPLTYSIANGIGAGFVSWVVINALSGRARKVHWLLWVVALGFVVYFARGPIEMLLA; this comes from the coding sequence ATGACCTCCACCCGATCGGGCGCGAAGCCGCCCGCCTCCACGCCTGCCCCCGCAACGGGCGCACTCGACCGCTTCTTCTCGATCACCGAACGTGGTTCCACGGTCGGCACCGAGGTGCGCGGCGGTCTCGTCACGTTCGTGACGATGGCCTACATCGTGATCCTGAACCCGATCATCCTGTCCACCGCCGACGTCGACGGCACGATCCTCGCGCCCGCCGCAGTCGCGGCGAGCACCGCGCTCACCGCCGGGTTCATGACGATCCTCTTCGGCATCGTCACCCGTCTGCCGTTCGCGTTCGCCGCGGGCCTGGGCCTGAATGCCTTCCTGGCCTTCTCTGTCGTCGGCCAGGTGACGTGGGGTGAGGCGATGGCCCTCACCATCATCAACGGCCTCATCATCGTGCTGCTGGCCGCGACCGGCCTGCGCAAGATGATCTTCGACGCCGTCCCCGTGCAGCTCAAGCTCGCGATCACGGTCGGCATCGGCCTGTTCATCGCGTTCATCGGCTTCGTGAACGCCGGCTTCGTGCGCACCGGCGGCGGGACGCCCCTCGAGCTCGGCACCGCCGGCTCGATCGCGTCGATCGACACGCTGCTGTTCGTGGTGACGCTGCTCATCGGCGGCATCCTGATCGCGCTGAAGGTCAAGGGCGCCATCCTCATCGCCCTCGTCGCCGGCACGATCCTCGCCGCAATCGCCAACATCTTCACGCCCCTCGCCGACTTCGGCCTCGCAGGCGGCGTGTTCGCACTGCCCGATCTCAGCCTCGTCGGCGCGGTGGACTTCACCTTCGACTTCGCCAAGGTCGGCTTCGTGACGCTGCTGATGTTCGTGTTCACGCTCCTGTTCACCAACTTCTTCGACGCCATGGGCACCATGACGGGCCTGGCGAAGGAGGCCGACCTCGCCGACGAGAAGGGCGACTTCCCCCGCATCAAGTCGGCGCTGGTCGTCGAGGGCGTCGGCGCCGTCGTGGGTGGCGCGACCTCGTCGTCGTCCGCCACCGTCTTCGTCGAGTCGGGCTCCGGCATCGGCGAGGGCGCCCGCACCGGCCTGGCGAACGTCGTCACCGGCGTGCTGTTCCTGCTGGCGATGTTCGTGACGCCCGTCACCGGCCTCGTCCCCGGCTTCATCGCCGCGGCGGCCCTCGTGCTCGTCGGCGCGATGATGCTCGCCCAGATCAAGAACATCGACTTCACGGACTTCAACGTGCTGCTGCCGGTGTTCCTCACGGCGACGGTCATGCCGCTGACGTACTCGATCGCCAACGGCATCGGCGCCGGCTTCGTCAGCTGGGTCGTCATCAACGCCCTGTCGGGCCGGGCGCGCAAGGTGCACTGGCTGCTGTGGGTGGTCGCCCTGGGCTTCGTGGTCTACTTCGCCCGCGGCCCGATCGAGATGCTGCTGGCCTGA
- a CDS encoding nitroreductase family deazaflavin-dependent oxidoreductase yields MAITGDYLPSTSEWARTQAEKYEASDGREANTLRGVPIIVLTTVGAKSGGVRKTALMRVEHDGRYAVVASKGGAPEPPAWYWNLRKNPRVMLQDGADRREYLARELDGDEYAQWWERATAVWPDYDDYQAKTDRRIAVFVLEPVED; encoded by the coding sequence ATGGCGATCACAGGCGACTACCTGCCCAGCACTTCCGAATGGGCTCGCACCCAGGCCGAGAAGTACGAGGCCTCGGACGGCCGCGAGGCGAACACCCTGCGGGGCGTGCCCATCATCGTGCTCACCACGGTCGGGGCCAAGAGCGGGGGCGTGCGCAAGACCGCGCTGATGCGGGTCGAGCACGACGGTCGGTACGCGGTGGTGGCATCCAAGGGCGGCGCCCCGGAACCGCCCGCCTGGTACTGGAACCTGCGGAAGAACCCGCGCGTGATGCTGCAGGACGGCGCGGACCGCCGCGAGTACCTCGCGCGGGAGCTCGATGGCGACGAGTACGCCCAGTGGTGGGAGCGCGCGACGGCCGTGTGGCCCGACTACGACGACTATCAGGCCAAGACCGACCGCCGCATCGCGGTCTTCGTGCTGGAGCCGGTCGAGGACTGA